ttcggtttttttaattattattttttaatttaattaattttttagttttttttacttacttCTAATTCAAAACTTGAACTGGATCAGTAAACGAGTGTTCCGTTTAGTAACTTTTTGGTTCACGAAATGAAGATGTCTAATTTATCGGTCCAACTAAAAGAATGCATTGATTAAATTTGGATTGGATCACGTCGCCAACAGGCAAGAAACCCCATGAAAGCCTAACCACCTATAAATGTAATTGGGCCTACAAACCTTTCGTCATTTGCTGATGGGCCTAGTGTCTGAACGTCTTTTGTTACTCTCGATTAACCTCAGtgaaaagggataaaaaatttGCGAATTTGTCCCTCCTGTCCGTCGGCAACTcgcaaaacaaattaataattgagaattttagcattaaaaaaaaaaaaaaaaaaagagaagcagATAAGGTTTATCAGGTAAGATATCAAGATACAActgaaatttttttggtttaaaacttgtataaatttacattattttataattaatttttattaaatataattaaagtaataaaatttgaactcgtaattgtttaatcattaaatttttaatattatattaaaaattattttaatttaaaaatttaaactgtaaaatttcaattcaagatataatttgttCAAAAGGAATGGATGACTCTTGTAATTCAGGTTGCTGTCCAAGAGAGCCCACGTACGTGATAAACCAACGACGTGCAGCTTCTTAAACCATAGGGAGAGGCGATGCAACCACTGGCAGATTCATTAGCACAAATCCACGAATCATTgagaaagaacaaaacaaaacaaccttGGAAAATGAAAGGAAACCTAACAAAGAGTTGATTGAGGATCGTATAATGGCTCAATCTTCGTGTGATAGTGAAATGACTTCCATTCCTCGTGGAATGATGGTctttctgatatatatatatatatatatatatatatatatatatatatatatatatatatatatatatatatattgtcataAAATTTTGGTTGTTGACCTTAtcctttttgtgtttaattCGAGAAATCTAACCCATGCATTGGCATGCCAGagattatgaaaattataaataagaagcagccaatcattttatattttaacttgaaaatgcctttttttttaatcttgaaaactcataaattagtttttaagttttttaacttTGGACTGAGTTTGAAGAACACATTTTAGAAGTTCTCTCCAATTTTTTCAGTACAAGTTTttaaatgggaaaaaaatacaaacaacacaatcttttatatgtataaaagcattttttaaaaaagtaaaggaataaaattatttaggacAAATACTTGATAATGAGTGAAATTAAATTCGAAAACTATGTTTCTCATAAGTTTTACATTTGCAATATCATCAATTATTGGTCTTATACGTCACATGTAACTTTCTCCTTCAAGATTGTTGTCACCCCTTTTATTGCAATcatcttattaaaaaatctcTATCGTTTGTATGAATCTCGGAACATTGCtgtttttttggagtttttctTTGTACTTGTGTTCGTTTCCATCTGACCACTAGTTTCAACAAAAAGCCAAAGGACATGATGTTCGCCGATTAATTATTGGGTTTTTAGAAtagtatttgtgttttttttattaatttttatttggtgagattttaaaatataatttatattattttttaatatatattttttaaatataaatcattcGGGCTTGAAATTtgcataaatttatattatcatgtgcttaatttttatcaaataaataaaaattatgagattTAAATTCGTGACTTTTTGATTATCAAGGACTCtgatattctattaaaaaactatctcgatttaataacttaaaatattaaataaaattttaaaatataatttatattattttttaatagtagcCACGTGGCAGacaaagagaatgaaaaaaaaaacaattaatattgaTTAACAATGTTCAATGAATAATTAGCTAAGAACATGCCAGACTTGACACCTACAAGTGATGTTGCTAGAGCACATAGGAGGCCTCTACTACAGGGCCGTAAACTGAATTATCAGCAGATCATTTTCATGTTTACTggttaaataaattatcaaatagatGGAAGATGCTTCTGTGTCATATATACAAATCTGTACTGAATATCATGTAtattattgaagaaatatttaatataattaattttttttttaaaatacagtacCAACCAACTCATGCAGGGTTTAATATTTGTATAGATTAGGGCAtgaataaaaaaggaagaaagaggcGAGGCTCTTAGCTGGAAAAGAAGGTGATGAGCACTAGTGTTGGGAAACCGAATAATTAGAAAAGAAGGGGTCCTACGCCTGCAAACAATATCGAAGATATGCATGGGACCAATCAAGAAAGGCTAAAGAAACTACTAACAACCAATTTATAACGGGAAATAGGAGAAAAGGGAAACGGGGCAGCCTCCCAAACGACAAAACAGCCTTTGTTTGCCTCAGTTTTCATTCCATTTGTGCTCTGGTGAGAATATCCAGAAAGCATCACTTTCCTAGAAAGTCACGGGGAAGCTCACAGGAGGCCCTGCTCGCGGTTCCCTGTTGTATTGGTACTCGTAGGGTCCAAAATATGTCGCCGGGAAGCATCCTATGTTAAACACTCTGTTTTCATGATGAGGCCTCGTGTTTCTCTTACATGCATATATTAAGattattgcctataaatactctcaaaattaacaaaaaaaaaaaaaaaaatatcatgtcttCCTTATCCTGGAAATCTGCAATATCTTCATGGTGGGGACTCGTTGAATGGCTATGAATGCttgttttcctctctctctctctctctctctctctctctctctctctctcttatatgtgtgtgtgtgatctACTATATTGCATCTTATTTTCGGACTTACAGTTTTCTgataaattttatcttgaaaaaatatatatcttgaaAAGACAGGTGACATGTAAAACTTACAGGTTATCTAAAATCTCGACTCCTAGTTGACATGGGATATTGGTATTATGAACATGTAATCCGagaaaagtaatatttatacgTACTGATAGTACGTAATAAAGTGAATTATATTGAAGGAAAAACCATATGACAAGCTATAAGAATGAATAATTACTCCTTAGTCCCAACATGGAGGGACATAGGGTAAAACTAGGATTTACAATGCGGGGAAGGTAGAGGGTCGTGGTCCTATAATATTATCTTGGGGTGTACACATCGATTTGTTCACAGATATCAGCTGGTATATCATCAAACGCCCAAAGAGAGACTTACTTAGCCGTTGGAACAATCCAGTGGTGCTCAAAGCTTCACGTACAGAGATCAAGAACTTCGTTTTGTATATATATCcaacatatatatatgcttATGGGATTAACGCAGAGCAAGGATGAGGAATAGAGTGGTCTCCATTGAAGAATtgatagcatatatatatatatatatatatatgcatgctaGCTGCTGCTGTCCTTTATGATCATGTAACTGTGAGTAGGTGCTTGACTCTTATGGGCAAGCCCTTGGGAAAATCGACAAAAGGAAAGGCAAAGGCTTGATCGGTATCAACCAGTTCCCAGTGGAAGTTGAGGACCAGATGGTGGATGAACACCGCCATTTCTAGCTTTGCCAATTCCGATCCTGCACAAAGTCGCGGTCCTCCCCCAAATGGCATGAAGTAATTACTACTCGTCGTCCCACTCGAACTTGTAGAAGCTCCACGAGCATTGTTATGCTGTTGTCATCGCCATtgataacataaataaacaaaaaaaacaaggtagCTGTAATCAATATCTTAATTACATGACaaatctaattaataatttcCAAGATTGATGTTACTGACACATCCTAACAGTTAAGATTCGGAATTTATATGCCAATTTTTTGACAAGTGGATAGAGATTTGAGGACTAATTAATAACTCTTTTACTCAAACTAGATATTTAATCTGTGACAGATACCAGCCCTAGAGAACAAGTAGGATTTGACTGCCTCTAACTCCTTCTCTGACGAATCAAAGGAGTCCAGATTTACAGAAAAGATAAAACGAGCTTTAATAACTTATTCACAGTCGAGACGACGGAAGTAGCTTTCGAGAAATCAAGACACATTGAACGGTAAAATGGACATATACGTAGCAAAAGGACAAAACAGTAAAAGACAACGTCGATGGCTCGATGTCAAAAACTAGTCACGGACAACTGTCAATATATGTTCACAAAGTCACTTCTATGTCGTTAAAATGTTCAGTGCCCAATTTAACCTTCTCTCGATTGAGCAATTATTGAGTAGAGTTCTGGGAAATACTACCTCCTCGAGTCCTTTATATTTATAGTATGATAGCTAAAATCATCTGTAAATTACTTgacaatatattattatgatgTTTTAACTAAAACCACATTAAGGatgtcttttaaatttaagatttattagaaaataaatgtattatttaaaaatgtaaattctttcattgataaaaatgaatttttaaaaaacaatgagtaaaaaaaaatgatacaaaggtttttttttacatatataaaaatactgaaatattatataatttaatcaagaTTCACATGTACTGTATGTTTTTGTTAACAAGAAATCTTTTAGATtatatttgtcttttaaataaaatataaatccttccgtcttaaaaaatatcaattcttatgtttttttttttttaaaagtggaaTTAGAATTCTTTAAGTTGTGGCCTTTATTACAGCAGCATTATATGTGAATAGAGACAGAGACAACAATCTTTTGACAGTGTTTGGGTAATTACCGGTAGGATGAGATAATGATGGATAAtgctttataaaatattttttatttaaaaatatattaaaataatattttattattatctaaaattttatttttttatattattgcattaaaataattaaaaaaaaacataaaaaattattttaaagaatttattttttaaaaaaataacaaaataataattccgCTACAGAATGGTTTCAAAATATTGTTTAGTAATATggtggaaagtgttttttaattaaaaataatatatttttaatttattttatcttttataccagtagattaaaaacaattaaaaataactaaaaaaattaatttgatagttcaaaaaaaaaacaattataaaagcaTATTTGAAACAGATGCGACTTTCGACTAAAGAACAATCACTCCCTGAAAGCAAcgagattttttaaataaaaaataaaaaagcatgcaAAGGCAATCAGTGATGCACGTGCACATGAGAGGCCCACATCCACATGCGGCTTTAAAGGCAGAGTGAGACCCATTGTCCTAACAAGCAAAACATCTTGTTTAATGATGGTGACAGTTCATCACTAGGGTGGTCTCGTGGGGGTTTGACTACGCTCCTTCCTTCTTTTGCTTTCAACGGTTTTTGTTGGAATGTTTTCATTGGTTCACATCATCATTCAGTGCCCTATCTACCTATACAATCTTATCTCCatttccctatttttttttctttattttattttattgttatgggTTTGGTCCATATTTATTTAGTGGCTCCCTAAATTGATTCTTgggattttgtttttagaaaataaattgttttttcatactTGTCTGTCCAATATAAAAGTAAGATGAAAGAGGTTTActgacttttatatatatggtgtttaaaaataaaaaataaattcagcatgacataatttttttttataatacacttaacatagtttttttttctctcaaaaaccTTGAgcccttataaaaaaattatatttgcgATAAAAACTATATGTGCACATATATCATGAAACACGGTCCTTTTCTTATTTATCAATAGGGGGTCTTgcagtaaaataataattcccCCTCAATAATTTCAAGAGGTTTTGCGGTTTTTTAAATAACCCCtcagtaaaataataatttcccctcaataattaatttcaagagGTTTTGCGGATCTTAACCGATCTTAttgatctaaaatttaaaaaattagtttcttaaaaaatatgaagttaatTAACATTTTCCAGAGCTTtcgttgatattttttaaactaatataaattaaataaaaaactattcaaGATCATGTTAAAGAAGCCAGGAACAAACAATTATGACAGGAAATGTTGCCAGTGGACCCTTGTAGAAgaagaccaaattgaaaaatctaCGGGACCTTATAATTACAGTGACAGAATTATACGGCGTGATTATAATAATgtcttagaaaagaaaaaagcatgtCTGTCATGGCTTCAAAGCTGTACTACTGACCTGCCATCTCCATGGATTGAAGTGTTGAGGTTGGTCAAAAAGAGTTGAATCTAAATGAACGGCTGAGATCACTGGCAGCACTTTCCAACCACATGGAATGTCGTACCCTTTAAAAGAAATACACAAAACAGTATTATTAATTACTACTTAAGTAATTAGATGGAGTTgattaaactaattaatataGTGATATGACTAAGGTGAGAGGAATCTAATACAACTAGGTTTATCTTACCTTTGTACCGAACATCTTTTAGAGCTTTTCTGTGAAGAAACCTGACTACGTTTCCAAGCCTCAGTGTCTCGCTTATAACCTTCACAAGGTTGTAagaaaccatatatatattgaatttattagtgttaaaataaagaaaaaatcgaAATATTTCTGATGGCAAAAGAGAAGTTAATTAAAAGGAGCTTACGCATTGGGTGAATTCCATTTTTTTGTAATCATCCCAGTTCAATTCCGTCTCTCCTGACCGTTTCTTGGCTCTGGAGATTTGAATATGTTCTTCCTATATTCGAtgagaataaatatataaatccaAAGCATCTACCGTGTATAATAAATGCTGCGAGGTACTGATAGAGAAGGAAGTACAGATTACACTGTGAGGTACTTTTTAGTTGCTTACTTTTAACTGTTGAATAGCACCAGGGCAAGCTTGCAAGAAGTAGATGGCTAGAGCTATGGACACAGAAGAAGTTTCATGGCCAGCAAAGAGCAAGCTTAAGATCAAGTCAAGGATTTGCTCCGTAGAAAGATTTGAATGCTTCAAGACCCATCCAAGAAGATCATCGTCTTCCAAGTTTTCTACTCCACCCTTCGTTTTAGCAATTCTCTCCTCCATCTTTTGCTCTATAAATTTCAAGATGATTGATCGAGACTGCATGTTATAAACAGGACACCCAAAGATGAGATGAAGATACGATAATATCATGACCTTTTTCTTGAATCGTCACTTTTTATGGTTAATTAAAGTAAGATTACCTTCAAGGCTTTTCTGTACGGGGTTCCAGGCAAATTTAGAGGAGCTGAAACCACTCCTTTCATGAAAGTAACATACTCTTTTTTCAGCTGCTCAGTCTCTGGCTTTCCAGGATCCAAGCTCATGATATGTTTTGCCATCAAATTGAAGGTAAACTGCAATTTCCTTCATATGCTAAGTATTCCTCTCAAATACAGAATTCGGTattgaaattcattttcttgGCAGTGCAAGTTTCAAGAATTACCTTCTTTGCTTCATCTTGAGCTGAGAATGTACAATTCTCCTTCCAAGAGCTAAGAACAAGCAAGGTTTGCTTCTCCACTTCTTTCAATAGATGAGTTCTTAACCTGGCATGGCTCAAAAAGTTGAGAGATATGATCCTCATGTCTCTATGCATGTCTCCAACAAGAACCAACATGGACCATTTTCCAAGAATTCCTCCAATACTTTTTGGATAGCTGCATTCAAATAATCTTCCCTCATTCTGCAGTATAAATCTGTTAAGTCCAGCATCTGCGGATACTATTGTTGGCTCCCCAAACAAGTTGGACTTGTAAATCTTTCCATACCTGCATATTATAATCAAGTTTTAAGTTGTATGATTAAACAAGAATTCATTTCTTGGTTCTGGCTGTCAATCGTGTTTTCTCGGCAGTCTTAGTCTTACCTTAATATGTGCTGTTCCATGAATTCTCCTATTGAAGTAGCAGAGTAAGGCTTCAAGTAGCCAATGGTTTCTCCAAGAAATGGCCACCCCATGTTGCCTGGAGGGAGATTAAATCTTGCTTGCTTTCTTTGCACGAGAATGAAGAGCAAGAGTAGTGATAAAATCGATGGAAGGAGAAAGATAACAAGCTCTGAGTGAGACATGGAGCTTGACTGACTCtatgtctctctctctcactcgcTCGCTCCTcccctttctctctctgttgAATTTGCTAAGCTGTTCTAAGCAAAGTGAAATCAAATGGTATATACTTTTGAGGACTTCACCAGTATTGTAAAGGCCGTggagttttaatgtttttagaaatCGTTTTGATGGAGCTATGCTTGTAATGAAAACATGGAAGCCAAGCCTCcttttataatgttattttatgctaaaaaagaaaaaagaaaaatggtcaTGATGTtgtatttccatgcattttatcttaattttattttactccaCTAGTTTCCTTGTCATTgaatattcaattttaaaaaatataacttaactgtttaggatttaaatttatttttttataagttaatcAATTTAGTCATAAAATCTCAAGGTTACTGGATGTttacataatcattaattttcaggttttagaAGATTAATCGAGATGCACGTAAACTGATTCGAATACccacaattaagaaaaaaacatatcatgtCTCTCTCCTTCAcagacaaaatagaaaaaaacagagaaaaaaaatctttatttttttattgtaatgtaTGGTatcatttgttttaatttaaaatgtttaaaagtattttgttgttttccttttagaatAAAGTTAGTTTAAGAACatgatgaaaacaaaataaaaattgaaaagccAATGGACCAACCAGAAAAGGTTAGAGCTGGATGGGATATAAATCCACACTTAGCTAGGAAgaagtttgttttcttttccccaGCAGAGTATTCCTTGTACTTTTCTTTTGAACAACGCAATCTCTGTACTGCAATATCAACGTTATCCCTTTTgaacattattttgtttttttttttcaaaactactgAGTACTGACCTGTTTTACTTTGACTCATAGATGCTCTCGTGTATAATGTTGTCCCTTGTTATTATTTTGTGCTTGTTTTACCCGAAATTATTATATTCTGCACAGCCAGTCCTGGACATGCGTTAAGGATTGACCGAgtcaagtttaaaatttattcaagtTTCATCGAATTaattttaactttgatttttcaaactttatttaatttcaagttaACTTAGatgaagtttaataatattagtattaCCTACA
This Populus alba chromosome 7, ASM523922v2, whole genome shotgun sequence DNA region includes the following protein-coding sequences:
- the LOC118063301 gene encoding cholesterol 22-monohydroxylase CYP90B51, which produces MSHSELVIFLLPSILSLLLLFILVQRKQARFNLPPGNMGWPFLGETIGYLKPYSATSIGEFMEQHILRYGKIYKSNLFGEPTIVSADAGLNRFILQNEGRLFECSYPKSIGGILGKWSMLVLVGDMHRDMRIISLNFLSHARLRTHLLKEVEKQTLLVLSSWKENCTFSAQDEAKKFTFNLMAKHIMSLDPGKPETEQLKKEYVTFMKGVVSAPLNLPGTPYRKALKSRSIILKFIEQKMEERIAKTKGGVENLEDDDLLGWVLKHSNLSTEQILDLILSLLFAGHETSSVSIALAIYFLQACPGAIQQLKEEHIQISRAKKRSGETELNWDDYKKMEFTQCVISETLRLGNVVRFLHRKALKDVRYKGYDIPCGWKVLPVISAVHLDSTLFDQPQHFNPWRWQHNNARGASTSSSGTTSSNYFMPFGGGPRLCAGSELAKLEMAVFIHHLVLNFHWELVDTDQAFAFPFVDFPKGLPIRVKHLLTVT